One window of Drosophila bipectinata strain 14024-0381.07 chromosome 4, DbipHiC1v2, whole genome shotgun sequence genomic DNA carries:
- the LOC138926840 gene encoding uncharacterized protein, with protein MGDQANEVLPGGISVRRNHGPYGTEVAQQHQHGRIARWVFELQQYDYVVADALSRQPVLEKLRRTVDLEVKECVWISAQKKMKASPQKFLDYVEEGGLMYRHVPHRAGSEEVASWKLCVPMESRQQVLKENHDAPAAGHLGVRKTIARVAARYFWPGMQRDIR; from the coding sequence atgggcgatCAGGCAAATGAGGTCCTACCTGGAGGAATATCAGTTCGACGTAATCACGGACCATATGGCACTGAAGTGGCTCAACAACATCAACATGGAAGAATAGCGAGGTGGGTGTTCGAATTGCAGCAGTATGACTACGTGGTCGCCGACGCGCTATCTCGCCAGCCAGTATTGGAGAAGTTAAGAAGAACCGTAGATCTGGAAGTCAAAGAATGCGTGTGGATAAgcgcgcaaaaaaaaatgaaggcaAGCCCTCAAAAATTCTTGGATTACGTCGAAGAGGGCGGGTTGATGTACCGTCACGTCCCGCATAGAGCAGGAAGCGAGGAAGTAGCGTCATGGAAGTTGTGCGTGCCCATGGAGTCgaggcagcaggtcctcaAAGAGAACCATGACGCACCGGCGGCAGGACACCTAGGCGTGAGGAAGACGATAGCCAGAGTGGCCGCCAGGTActtctggccagggatgcaAAGGGACATCCGTTAG